From the genome of Gracilibacillus salitolerans, one region includes:
- the lpdA gene encoding dihydrolipoyl dehydrogenase, with product MALNYDLVILGGGTGGYVTAIRAAQLGLTTAIVEKQKLGGTCLHKGCIPTKALLKSAAVYQQVKNAADFGVEAPSPTFNIEQAMARKKAVINSLHQGVEHLVRTNKIDVYEGFGRILGPSIFSPIAGSISVEYEEEKENDILVSKNVIIATGSSPSNLPNMEIDHTHIVTSDDLVEMTELPKSIIIVGGGVIGMEWASFLHDVGVEVTILEAQDQILSPFDHDIVKQLKRILTKKGITILEQAKIDSASVEKGSEIQVTYQKQHEIHNISAEKLLIAVGRHANTNKIGIENTDIQFDQKGFIQVNEHFQTKESHIYAIGDVNGGQQLAHVATYEGKKAVEHIAGLGSSQLSQQEIPSCIYGNPEIAMIGFTEEEVKQKGYDYRLEKVSLQAIGKAHVNGQTEGFTKIIIDKQTNDILGIHMIGAHVTELIGQASTAKYFDSSALELSEVIYPHPSLSEIIGEAALAVEGRKIHG from the coding sequence ATGGCATTAAATTATGATCTCGTAATTCTTGGTGGGGGTACAGGCGGATATGTTACAGCAATTCGAGCAGCCCAATTAGGTTTAACAACAGCTATTGTAGAGAAACAAAAGCTTGGCGGGACCTGTTTACACAAAGGTTGTATTCCCACCAAGGCATTATTGAAAAGTGCCGCTGTTTATCAACAAGTAAAAAATGCTGCTGATTTTGGCGTGGAGGCGCCATCTCCAACATTTAATATCGAACAAGCAATGGCGCGGAAGAAAGCAGTGATCAACTCATTACATCAAGGTGTAGAACATTTAGTACGTACTAATAAAATAGATGTTTATGAGGGTTTTGGTCGTATATTAGGTCCATCTATTTTTTCCCCAATCGCTGGGTCGATCTCTGTAGAATATGAAGAGGAAAAGGAAAATGATATTTTAGTTTCTAAAAATGTGATCATTGCAACTGGCTCATCACCAAGTAATCTTCCAAATATGGAAATAGACCATACGCATATTGTTACATCAGATGACTTAGTAGAAATGACCGAATTGCCAAAGTCGATCATTATTGTAGGTGGTGGAGTAATTGGGATGGAATGGGCCTCTTTCTTACATGATGTAGGTGTAGAAGTAACAATCTTGGAAGCACAAGACCAAATACTTTCACCATTTGATCATGATATCGTCAAACAATTAAAACGAATACTAACAAAGAAAGGAATTACTATCCTTGAACAAGCCAAAATAGATTCTGCTTCTGTTGAAAAAGGGTCTGAAATACAAGTAACATATCAAAAACAGCATGAAATACATAATATCTCAGCCGAAAAATTACTGATTGCAGTAGGAAGACATGCAAATACTAACAAAATCGGAATAGAAAATACAGATATCCAATTTGATCAGAAAGGATTCATTCAGGTGAATGAGCATTTTCAAACAAAGGAAAGTCACATTTATGCGATTGGTGATGTGAATGGCGGCCAACAACTTGCACATGTTGCGACTTACGAAGGAAAGAAGGCAGTTGAACACATTGCAGGATTAGGTAGCAGTCAATTAAGTCAACAGGAAATTCCATCGTGTATCTATGGAAATCCGGAGATTGCAATGATTGGCTTTACAGAGGAAGAAGTGAAACAAAAAGGTTATGACTATCGTCTGGAGAAAGTATCTCTTCAAGCGATAGGAAAAGCACATGTGAATGGCCAAACTGAGGGTTTTACAAAAATAATTATAGATAAGCAAACGAATGATATATTAGGCATTCACATGATTGGTGCTCATGTAACAGAATTGATTGGACAAGCAAGTACCGCAAAATATTTTGACAGCTCAGCTTTAGAATTATCTGAAGTAATTTATCCGCATCCATCTTTAAGTGAAATTATAGGAGAGGCTGCACTGGCAGTCGAGGGGAGGAAAATACATGGTTAA